One Triticum dicoccoides isolate Atlit2015 ecotype Zavitan chromosome 5B, WEW_v2.0, whole genome shotgun sequence genomic window carries:
- the LOC119312125 gene encoding probable carboxylesterase 15 has product MASSSPPHVVEDVPPFLQLLSDGTVIRFTDGYPLPIPSPPPGQPVVDWKDVVYDASHGLKLRIYRPAAASSSGNKLPVIIYFHGGGYTIGSFDMPNFHACCVRLAGELPAVVLSADYRLAPEHRFPAGLDDAANVLSWVRGQAAAIGDNADPWLSETADFGRVFIAGDSAGGGVVHHTAVGLASGRLGPLDLIRVAGCAMLCPLFGGEERTASEAEFPPGPFLSLPAVDQAWRLVLPPGSTRDHPLANPFGPNSPALDGVALPPMLVVAAAHDLLRDRSVNYAARLKAMEKPVELVEFEGQHHGFFAVEPYGDAGSEVVRLVKRFVYGNGGASD; this is encoded by the coding sequence ATggcgtcctcctcgccgccgcacGTCGTGGAGGACGTGCCTCCGTTCCTGCAGCTCCTCAGCGACGGCACGGTGATCCGCTTCACTGACGGCTACCCGCTCCccatcccgtcgccgccgcccggccaGCCCGTCGTCGACTGGAAGGACGTCGTGTACGACGCCAGCCACGGCCTCAAGCTCCGCATCTACAGGCcggcggcggcctcctcctccgggAACAAGCTCCCGGTGATCATCTACTTCCACGGCGGCGGGTACACCATCGGCAGCTTCGACATGCCCAACTTCCACGCGTGCTGCGTCCGCCTCGCCGGCGAGCTCCCGGCTGTGGTGCTCTCTGCAGACTACCGCCTCGCCCCCGAGCACCGGTTCCCCGCGGGCCTCGACGACGCGGCGAACGTCCTGTCCTGGGTGCGCGGCCAGGCGGCGGCTATTGGGGACAACGCCGACCCATGGCTCTCGGAGACGGCGGACTTCGGCCGGGTGTTCATCGCCGGGGACTCGGCCGGCGGGGGCGTCGTCCACCACACGGCCGTCGGCCTCGCGTCGGGCCGGCTCGGCCCCCTCGACCTCATTCGCGTCGCCGGGTGCGCGATGCTCTGCCCGCTGTTCGGCGGGGAGGAgaggacggcgtcggaggcggAGTTCCCGCCGGGCCCGTTCCTGTCGCTGCCGGCGGTCGACCAGGCGTGGCGCCTGGTGCTGCCGCCTGGGTCCACGAGGGACCACCCGCTGGCCAACCCCTTCGGCCCGAATAGCCCGGCGCTGGACGGCGTAGCGCTGCCGCCGATGCTCGTGGTGGCCGCCGCGCACGACCTGCTGCGCGACCGCTCCGTGAACTATGCCGCGAGGCTCAAGGCCATGGAGAAGCCGGTGGAGCTCGTGGAGTTCGAGGGGCAGCACCACGGGTTCTTCGCCGTCGAGCCATACGGCGACGCCGGCAGCGAGGTGGTCCGGCTCGTCAAACGGTTTGTCTACGGCAACGGCGGCGCCTCCGACTAA